The Hyphomicrobium sp. MC1 genome window below encodes:
- a CDS encoding EamA family transporter, with product MPISVLLLIITSVSLSALAQICFKFGLNSLSWMDQRSDIGAISKLAHALITPGVLAGLGCYGIGTLLWLSALGKVQLSQAYPFVGLGFVMTALAGHLIFGDTLSSSRIGGTILVFIGIFLIAQR from the coding sequence ATGCCCATTTCTGTGCTGCTTCTGATCATCACGAGCGTGAGTTTATCGGCGCTCGCCCAGATCTGTTTCAAGTTCGGGCTCAACTCGTTGAGTTGGATGGACCAGCGATCCGACATCGGCGCCATCAGCAAACTTGCGCATGCGCTGATCACACCGGGCGTGCTCGCCGGCCTCGGCTGTTATGGCATTGGCACCCTTCTCTGGCTCTCGGCGCTTGGCAAGGTTCAGCTCTCGCAGGCCTATCCGTTCGTCGGCCTTGGTTTTGTTATGACCGCGCTTGCGGGACATCTGATATTTGGCGACACGCTGAGTTCGTCGCGCATTGGCGGTACGATCCTCGTGTTCATCGGCATCTTCCTCATCGCGCAGAGGTAA
- a CDS encoding polysaccharide biosynthesis/export family protein, translated as MRRRFGFLPSNASRSFKLWASMPVACSFATLIALGTVIPNDTTAAADQQRDGALSDVIAQRGAAANPMADYRLGVRDRVRVQVFEWRPSRDEVYSWNALNQVYTVDPAGKISMPLVGVVNASGYTTEELGMIISRQLMHRLGLATQPDTTVEVTDFRPIYITGAVEKSGEYPFAAGMNVLQGVSLGGGLFRNSALAGLRLEREFVSTVGSYQALEQERQRLLARKARLDAELSGADRIAFPAELQTVSAPQAIESTSSVMAKEQSVFDLRRRANETQLIALDQLQGSLEQEVKTLDMRVDSQQKQIDLLRSEYEGIKRLSDKGLSTAPRVLGLQRNLAELEGEKLRIESDRTRAEQEVSRTKISRIEYQNKRDNDLTVELQTTEARLQQIDQEATVNQRLLAETKSQAIASPLHLVTTGGTTPDGSASLEPKIHYTIVRQVSGGGVLNIDATEDTLLQPGDTVKVDMTMPATSKDAMSLDAVLRSQKPAIQERSVQTTPISAPPSMVPSTVFPAPDHASLEPVRADVLRPD; from the coding sequence ATGAGACGTCGGTTTGGTTTTCTGCCATCCAATGCGTCCAGGTCATTCAAGCTCTGGGCCTCGATGCCGGTTGCATGCAGCTTCGCAACGCTGATCGCCTTGGGGACCGTTATTCCCAACGATACGACAGCCGCTGCCGATCAACAGCGCGACGGTGCGCTGAGTGACGTAATCGCGCAAAGAGGCGCTGCGGCCAATCCAATGGCTGATTACCGGCTTGGTGTACGCGATCGCGTGCGCGTCCAGGTCTTCGAGTGGCGCCCTTCGCGCGACGAAGTCTATAGCTGGAACGCGCTCAATCAGGTTTATACGGTTGACCCGGCGGGCAAGATTTCGATGCCTCTCGTCGGCGTCGTGAATGCGTCCGGTTACACGACTGAAGAATTGGGGATGATCATCTCCCGCCAGTTGATGCACCGCCTTGGCCTCGCGACCCAGCCGGACACGACTGTCGAAGTAACGGATTTCCGTCCGATCTATATCACCGGCGCCGTTGAAAAGTCGGGAGAGTATCCCTTCGCGGCGGGCATGAACGTTCTCCAAGGCGTAAGCCTCGGCGGCGGCCTGTTCCGGAATTCGGCCCTCGCCGGTCTGCGGCTTGAGCGTGAATTCGTTTCGACGGTCGGTAGCTATCAGGCGCTTGAGCAGGAGCGTCAGCGTCTGCTCGCCCGCAAAGCTCGGCTCGACGCTGAGCTGAGCGGAGCTGATCGCATCGCATTTCCCGCGGAACTTCAAACCGTCAGTGCGCCCCAGGCAATCGAATCCACGTCGTCTGTGATGGCGAAGGAACAGAGCGTGTTCGATCTGCGTCGGCGCGCTAACGAAACGCAGCTGATCGCGCTTGACCAGTTGCAAGGTTCGCTTGAGCAGGAAGTCAAGACGTTGGATATGCGCGTCGACTCCCAGCAAAAGCAGATTGATTTGTTGCGTTCGGAATACGAAGGCATCAAGCGGCTGAGCGACAAGGGGTTGTCCACCGCACCGCGCGTTCTCGGTCTGCAACGGAACTTGGCAGAGCTTGAGGGTGAGAAGCTGCGCATCGAAAGCGATCGCACGCGCGCCGAGCAGGAAGTCAGCCGCACCAAGATTTCTCGTATCGAATATCAGAATAAGCGAGACAACGATCTGACCGTCGAACTCCAGACGACGGAAGCGCGCTTGCAGCAGATCGACCAGGAAGCAACTGTCAATCAGCGCCTTCTGGCCGAAACCAAGTCGCAGGCCATTGCCTCGCCGCTCCATCTTGTGACGACAGGTGGTACGACCCCCGACGGTAGCGCATCGTTGGAGCCGAAGATTCACTACACGATCGTGCGACAGGTAAGCGGCGGCGGCGTGCTGAATATCGACGCGACGGAAGATACCCTTCTGCAGCCGGGCGATACGGTTAAAGTCGACATGACGATGCCGGCAACGTCGAAGGATGCCATGTCGCTTGATGCCGTCCTTCGCTCTCAAAAGCCGGCAATTCAGGAGCGGTCCGTCCAGACGACGCCGATCAGCGCGCCTCCGAGCATGGTGCCGTCCACGGTCTTTCCCGCGCCGGATCATGCCTCGCTGGAACCTGTCCGGGCAGACGTGCTGCGGCCCGATTGA
- a CDS encoding UbiA family prenyltransferase yields the protein MGQPFDIAQKIHSPAPAGGSRTLALKPICLCLEGGLVRANLTQERLLAMLFKPTGLLALLANAGGGATKLRECVSRFDTQDAETLPYNEKLLEFLRAEKSKGHPIVLLATAEDPLARAVVEHLSIFDDVIFLEHGPSDKNQIADSLKERFGESGFIYVGNDQDALAVWKFADAAIVVNASPAVVAQAQQSATIQTIIDDRPNILISSLRLLRPHQWSKNLLVFVPLIAARLWTDLGAWGDAIYAFLSFCAIASSIYVINDIIDISSDRRHPRKRKRAVASGDVSIPIAIAISLATLSIGLVLSYVAGVTTVVIIYALTSLSYSLGLKKLPLVDIFILAALYTLRVLAGGIAVAHPVSFWLLGFSGFTFLSLSSVKRTEELMAIQRSPTRKTNSARGYLPEDLPFLQMLGCSSTFASSVVLALFVGSSAASEQYRSPEILWLLVPLMLFWQCRLWLATMRGWMHDDPIVYAARDWVTWCVVVTAVLIMFASATGFVSFY from the coding sequence ATGGGTCAGCCCTTCGACATCGCACAGAAAATCCACTCGCCCGCGCCGGCTGGTGGTTCGCGGACTCTCGCCTTGAAACCGATTTGTCTCTGCTTGGAGGGTGGCCTCGTTCGTGCGAACCTTACGCAAGAACGCTTGCTGGCGATGCTCTTTAAGCCGACCGGACTGCTGGCGCTCCTTGCAAACGCCGGCGGAGGGGCCACCAAACTCCGGGAGTGCGTCTCCCGCTTCGATACGCAGGATGCAGAAACACTTCCCTACAACGAGAAGCTTCTTGAATTTCTGCGAGCAGAAAAATCGAAGGGGCATCCCATCGTGCTTCTGGCCACGGCCGAAGACCCGCTGGCGCGCGCGGTGGTGGAGCATTTATCAATCTTCGACGACGTCATCTTTCTTGAACACGGCCCATCAGATAAAAATCAGATTGCGGACAGTCTCAAAGAGCGGTTCGGTGAAAGCGGTTTCATTTATGTCGGAAATGACCAAGACGCCTTAGCCGTCTGGAAATTTGCGGACGCAGCAATTGTCGTCAATGCCTCTCCGGCGGTCGTTGCCCAAGCGCAGCAATCGGCGACCATTCAAACGATCATCGACGACCGCCCGAATATCCTAATCTCCAGCCTGCGCCTTTTGCGTCCTCATCAGTGGTCGAAGAATCTACTGGTCTTCGTCCCACTCATTGCGGCGCGACTTTGGACCGATCTGGGCGCATGGGGCGACGCCATATATGCGTTTCTGAGTTTTTGCGCGATTGCTTCTTCGATCTATGTCATCAACGATATCATCGACATTTCATCGGACCGCAGACATCCACGCAAACGCAAGCGGGCGGTTGCGAGCGGAGACGTATCGATACCCATCGCGATCGCGATTTCACTGGCTACACTTTCGATTGGCCTCGTGCTGTCCTATGTCGCCGGCGTAACAACGGTCGTCATCATTTATGCGCTGACGTCTTTGTCCTATTCGCTCGGACTTAAGAAGTTGCCGCTCGTCGACATCTTCATTTTGGCCGCGCTTTACACGCTTCGCGTTCTCGCGGGCGGCATCGCGGTTGCACACCCGGTTAGCTTTTGGCTGCTCGGCTTTTCGGGCTTCACGTTCCTGAGCCTCTCGTCGGTCAAGAGAACTGAAGAACTGATGGCCATACAGAGATCGCCCACCAGAAAAACGAACTCGGCGCGCGGTTATCTGCCCGAAGACCTCCCATTTCTTCAAATGCTCGGCTGCTCGTCGACGTTTGCTTCCAGCGTCGTTCTGGCCCTCTTCGTCGGCAGCTCCGCGGCATCTGAACAATATCGTTCGCCAGAGATTCTATGGCTGCTCGTTCCACTAATGCTTTTCTGGCAGTGCCGGCTTTGGCTCGCAACGATGCGGGGTTGGATGCACGATGACCCGATCGTGTATGCGGCGCGCGACTGGGTTACATGGTGCGTGGTCGTTACTGCGGTTCTTATCATGTTCGCATCAGCGACCGGATTTGTATCTTTCTACTGA
- a CDS encoding glycosyltransferase family 2 protein, which produces MSSQFTTIVMPAFNEELYIAAAINSLLQPQEPHDYELLVLDGGSSDRTPAIVQELARLNPRIKLIHNTRRTQSAAMNIAASICDPRTTVLVRADCHASYPPHFVSDCVATLRETASSSVVVSMRAVGRSPLQKIFAAAQNSRLGNGGSAHRRQSQSGYVDHGHHAAFDRQAFLSLGGYDETVQYNEDAEFDARLVASGRKIYHDGRLLIDYYPRTSFPSLARQYFRHGKGRANTLLKHKMRPKLRQMLPVFVLLASVIALAAYPFIGSIALLIPAGYMLVCMAWGAYLAAECRQPSFLLIGPAAITMHMSWAAGFLSRFLRGNSNGLNHAK; this is translated from the coding sequence GTGTCATCACAGTTCACCACCATCGTGATGCCAGCGTTCAATGAGGAATTGTACATCGCGGCAGCGATAAACTCACTTTTACAACCGCAAGAGCCGCATGATTACGAGCTATTGGTTTTGGATGGCGGAAGTTCCGATCGCACGCCGGCAATCGTTCAGGAACTCGCCAGACTTAATCCTCGCATAAAGCTCATTCACAATACGCGCCGCACCCAATCCGCCGCAATGAATATCGCTGCCTCTATTTGCGATCCGAGAACGACGGTCTTGGTCCGTGCGGATTGCCACGCCAGTTATCCGCCGCACTTTGTTTCCGATTGCGTCGCGACGCTGCGTGAAACGGCAAGCTCCTCGGTTGTCGTTTCGATGCGCGCCGTCGGCCGCTCGCCGCTTCAGAAAATCTTTGCTGCGGCTCAGAACAGCCGACTGGGCAACGGAGGCTCCGCGCACCGCCGTCAATCGCAGTCCGGATACGTCGATCATGGACATCATGCTGCGTTCGACCGGCAGGCATTTCTGTCACTCGGCGGCTACGATGAAACCGTCCAATATAATGAAGATGCCGAATTCGATGCCCGTCTCGTCGCCTCTGGACGGAAAATCTATCACGATGGCCGCTTGCTGATAGACTATTATCCTCGCACGTCCTTCCCATCTCTGGCGCGACAGTACTTTCGGCACGGCAAGGGGCGCGCGAACACGCTGTTGAAGCATAAAATGCGGCCGAAGCTTCGCCAGATGTTGCCGGTGTTCGTCCTTCTGGCCTCCGTGATTGCGCTCGCCGCTTACCCGTTCATCGGATCCATCGCGTTGCTAATTCCCGCTGGGTACATGCTGGTGTGCATGGCGTGGGGAGCGTACCTCGCGGCCGAGTGCCGACAGCCGTCATTTCTCCTTATCGGGCCCGCGGCGATCACAATGCACATGAGCTGGGCCGCGGGCTTTCTGAGCCGATTTCTGCGCGGAAATTCGAACGGTCTTAACCATGCGAAATAG
- the bcsS gene encoding cellulose biosynthesis protein BcsS, with protein MKKYLVLVACGAAMPALSVPAFADGPFSLKDTPVQVEVPSWTGFYFGVGAGYGHNHSKNNYHDNGGGGDGPTTSSKDESADGGFISTMFGYDRQIGDRFVVGAFADLSTSEFTRGNEDIHNGLVVDRSWAIGGRLGYLINERTMIYANAGYTQAHFSNDGWWDIDANGVGPTLPGKGGNWFSGYFVGGGFERKLNDNFYLRGEARYSDFGSEVTNTGDFEGTHYVDKEVPSIITGELALVYKLDRPRILGGDTTPIDENHGPRVITYNGIDAASNSVYYYGGTVFGLTNDLYHNGLLLRSEGVIADYNYDESAAPHTNVDADDRSLDVMLGYQWVFPTWSAIGYVGYEVRSVHLSPFDPNNNVVGGESGFKVAGELETDDSLPYYASLEGSYSTAFDSYYGQARVGWNREMSFFGPRTITFGPEAAVYGDGGDYAPRVGAFATIPFQMWWLNTPAKLTFDVGQQWTGGSDGGETRAGGEGAYGGSMLRIDF; from the coding sequence ATGAAGAAATATCTGGTGTTGGTTGCGTGTGGAGCGGCAATGCCCGCATTGAGCGTACCTGCTTTTGCGGACGGGCCGTTTTCGCTCAAAGATACGCCAGTTCAGGTCGAGGTTCCCAGCTGGACCGGATTCTATTTCGGTGTCGGCGCCGGATACGGCCACAACCACTCGAAGAACAATTATCACGATAACGGCGGCGGCGGCGATGGGCCGACAACCTCATCGAAGGATGAGTCCGCGGACGGCGGCTTCATCTCGACGATGTTCGGCTACGACCGCCAGATCGGCGATCGGTTCGTTGTCGGCGCCTTCGCGGATCTTTCGACGTCGGAATTCACGCGCGGCAATGAAGACATTCACAACGGTCTCGTCGTCGATCGCTCGTGGGCCATCGGCGGCCGTCTCGGCTACCTCATCAACGAACGCACGATGATTTACGCCAACGCCGGTTATACCCAGGCGCACTTCTCGAACGATGGCTGGTGGGACATCGACGCCAATGGCGTCGGTCCGACGCTCCCCGGTAAAGGCGGTAATTGGTTTAGTGGCTATTTCGTCGGCGGCGGCTTCGAACGCAAGCTGAACGACAATTTCTATCTCCGCGGCGAAGCCCGCTATTCGGATTTCGGCTCGGAAGTCACGAACACCGGCGACTTCGAAGGCACGCACTACGTCGACAAGGAAGTCCCGTCCATCATCACGGGTGAGCTGGCGCTCGTCTATAAGCTCGACCGGCCGCGCATTCTCGGCGGCGACACGACGCCGATCGACGAAAATCACGGCCCGCGCGTCATCACTTATAACGGCATCGATGCGGCATCGAACTCCGTCTATTATTACGGCGGTACGGTCTTCGGGCTGACAAACGACCTCTACCACAATGGCCTGCTGCTCCGCTCGGAGGGCGTCATTGCCGACTACAACTATGATGAGTCTGCTGCGCCCCACACCAACGTCGACGCTGATGATCGTTCGCTCGACGTGATGCTGGGCTATCAGTGGGTATTCCCGACCTGGAGCGCGATCGGTTACGTCGGCTACGAGGTGCGCAGCGTGCACCTGTCGCCGTTTGATCCGAACAATAACGTCGTCGGTGGCGAGAGCGGCTTCAAGGTTGCCGGCGAGTTGGAAACGGACGACTCGCTGCCGTATTACGCCAGCCTCGAAGGCAGCTACTCGACGGCATTCGACTCCTATTACGGCCAGGCGCGTGTCGGCTGGAACAGGGAAATGTCGTTCTTCGGACCGCGCACGATCACGTTCGGCCCCGAAGCCGCCGTTTACGGCGACGGTGGCGATTACGCCCCGCGCGTCGGTGCTTTCGCGACGATCCCGTTCCAGATGTGGTGGCTGAATACGCCCGCCAAGCTGACCTTCGACGTGGGACAGCAGTGGACCGGTGGCAGCGACGGTGGCGAAACCCGAGCCGGCGGCGAGGGCGCCTATGGCGGCTCGATGCTTCGCATCGACTTCTGA
- a CDS encoding FkbM family methyltransferase, with product MSTLKKILRLGQMKETVKSAITKNRSTYPVRMAHNVARFIEQAYENEGSDFTRNGEKELLSKLSKANFEIIFDVGANVGKWSQTALENWPNAHVHAFEVAPNTFRDLQSAFPANNKRITLNNVGVSDTEDTQTMYYFADAPELTCDMPRHDLTSVPFEAKMVRLDNYCAKNGIEKIDFLKIDVEGAEYRVLNGFSDFLDAGKVNCLQFEYGPFAIDTRHLLADYFATLSKSFWIGKIFPGGVPFQDYHWTMEDFKFCNYFCVSRSRPDLKALVERPQ from the coding sequence ATGAGCACGCTCAAAAAGATTTTACGTCTCGGCCAGATGAAGGAGACCGTGAAATCGGCGATTACCAAGAATAGATCGACCTATCCCGTAAGGATGGCGCACAACGTCGCTCGCTTCATCGAGCAGGCATATGAGAATGAAGGCTCTGACTTCACGAGAAATGGTGAGAAAGAGCTGCTCTCCAAGTTAAGCAAAGCGAATTTCGAGATCATTTTCGATGTCGGCGCAAACGTTGGGAAATGGTCCCAAACCGCTCTCGAAAACTGGCCGAATGCTCACGTACACGCGTTCGAGGTCGCTCCCAACACGTTTCGAGATTTACAGAGTGCATTTCCGGCAAACAACAAGCGGATCACCTTAAACAACGTCGGCGTTTCTGACACTGAAGACACGCAGACTATGTACTACTTCGCCGACGCGCCAGAACTCACTTGTGATATGCCGCGGCACGACCTGACCTCAGTCCCGTTCGAGGCTAAGATGGTTCGGCTCGATAACTATTGCGCAAAGAACGGCATCGAAAAAATAGATTTCTTGAAGATCGACGTCGAAGGCGCCGAGTATCGCGTCTTGAACGGTTTTTCGGACTTCCTCGACGCGGGTAAAGTCAATTGTCTGCAGTTCGAATACGGGCCGTTCGCGATCGACACGCGCCATCTGCTTGCGGACTATTTTGCGACGCTTTCCAAATCGTTCTGGATTGGGAAGATCTTTCCAGGCGGCGTGCCGTTCCAGGATTATCACTGGACGATGGAGGACTTTAAGTTCTGTAACTACTTTTGCGTGTCGCGATCGCGCCCGGATCTGAAGGCGCTCGTCGAGAGACCGCAATAG